The genomic DNA ATATCCCGCATCGGATACGCCGCCTCGTCCGACGGATACGTAATCGACGAGCGTTCACCAATCCCCATTTTTGAACCCAACAGCAAAGCTGAAGACTGTGGATGCGAGGACCCGCGACTAACTCTCTTCGACAACCGAATAATAATGGCATACACAGCTCTAACCGAAATTGACCACGAACAACTCTACCAAATCTCCCTAACGTCGATCTCAGTCGATGATTTCCTGAGCAAACAGTGGAGATGGAACGAACGACTGCTGCCGTTCAGAGGCGTACGCAACAAAGACGCCGTCATTTTCCCCAAAAAAATCGATGATAAATAC from Candidatus Bathyarchaeia archaeon includes the following:
- a CDS encoding glycosidase; translated protein: MRRFQDNPILRPIVSNPWESRRVFNAAAVRVGKQVHILYRAIGNDGISRIGYAASSDGYVIDERSPIPIFEPNSKAEDCGCEDPRLTLFDNRIIMAYTALTEIDHEQLYQISLTSISVDDFLSKQWRWNERLLPFRGVRNKDAVIFPKKIDDKY